The following are encoded together in the Parabacteroides chongii genome:
- a CDS encoding FecR family protein, which yields MTPENEHIKLIIGYLQGTLASDENNRFYSWINESENNKKEFFEVKAMFDAGKSTYSTQAVKESWDRLLDKRRSRQHFNIWRQVGSYAAVALVAVILSSTFFFSFFKDEKKGFYTRYIGGDGLEADVVELPDGTHISLGSKTTFHYDKDYGKDKRIVYLEGEAYFEVAKQKDKPFIVKTKEQDIEALGTKFNVMAYPLDSLVITTLLEGSVRLTTMNLSQSTIMKPDQQIVYNRNTKQSSLQHVDARQFTSWTTGYYYFSEQSLKAILDRLSHVYGVKFTVLSEDLYNRTFTGTFYRGQSIKDIMEIVNLSIPIKYKIEDHHVTMNEI from the coding sequence ATGACCCCGGAGAACGAACATATAAAACTAATCATTGGATATCTGCAAGGAACACTTGCGTCAGATGAAAATAATCGTTTTTACTCGTGGATAAATGAGAGTGAAAACAATAAAAAAGAATTCTTCGAAGTAAAAGCGATGTTTGATGCCGGAAAATCCACGTACAGTACACAAGCGGTCAAGGAGAGCTGGGATCGTCTATTAGATAAAAGAAGATCAAGACAACATTTCAATATATGGCGACAAGTCGGTAGCTATGCCGCAGTAGCATTAGTTGCTGTTATTTTAAGTTCAACCTTTTTCTTCTCTTTCTTTAAAGATGAAAAGAAAGGTTTCTATACACGATATATAGGAGGAGACGGCCTGGAGGCCGATGTCGTAGAATTACCAGACGGTACACATATCAGTCTCGGTTCTAAAACGACCTTTCATTATGACAAAGATTACGGTAAAGACAAACGTATCGTATATCTGGAAGGAGAAGCCTATTTTGAAGTAGCCAAACAAAAAGACAAACCTTTCATAGTGAAGACTAAAGAACAGGATATAGAAGCACTGGGCACAAAGTTCAATGTAATGGCTTATCCGCTAGATTCATTGGTGATAACCACATTATTGGAAGGTTCTGTTCGATTGACAACAATGAATCTGTCCCAGTCAACAATAATGAAGCCCGATCAACAGATTGTATATAATCGTAATACAAAACAATCTTCGCTTCAACATGTAGATGCCAGACAGTTTACTTCATGGACGACAGGATATTACTATTTCTCCGAACAAAGCCTCAAAGCGATCCTTGACAGGCTGAGCCATGTTTACGGTGTCAAATTCACTGTCCTATCGGAAGATTTATACAACCGTACATTTACAGGTACTTTTTATCGGGGGCAAAGTATAAAAGATATTATGGAGATAGTCAATTTATCCATACCGATAAAATACAAAATAGAAGATCATCATGTAACCATGAATGAAATATAA